A single window of Dendropsophus ebraccatus isolate aDenEbr1 chromosome 5, aDenEbr1.pat, whole genome shotgun sequence DNA harbors:
- the LRRC32 gene encoding transforming growth factor beta activator LRRC32, with amino-acid sequence MLLYLPLLLMMVNDGSSTYRADERPPCVIAINMVAHCENKSFQEIPLGLPININVLYMSKNGLRNLSKTPLTLYSFIEILDLSSNNIHYIQPDTFEDMVSLKEINLSNNYLERFVSYRSPGLGLLPNVQKLDLSRNSLYTDIIGYFLDNVPRLRYLSLSENSITKISSEMFSGTPLLEELDLHNNIIMDIEEGSFEHLIHLKKINLALNSISCISQFNLRQLQSLNLSKNSLQSFYTSESDEEYQLRDVDLSDNKLVRFPVFPNINNIVSLNLSMNFIRGDQEETSPKEYGWLEEDGGRNASMVNLLKLTHLDLSYNNIQSIDEDFFTTMPALRFVNLSRNCLQSFQFGDKVKLNSLEEIDLSENLIQNMSLGADSLSSLQVFHLQNNQLQLAESRTFQHLPSITTINLQNNNVDLCAMNLEAARLNPATHACLFFYNIPTLQSLNLQKNMLEILPEYVFYGTSLTFLDISMNPGLTINPNAMKGLENSLEVLHMEDNSLVQLNIDLPCLVQLRYLNLSRNQLTWLPPWNKNCHLETLDLSNNSFSNLKDSNIPILENTLKTLSLYGNPLSCCANSWIAHMARRNMASIVSLDDTYCQNSNGERVEILLGQNESNNCEEEKMKDMNMVIIITIALVLLFTAVGVGFLGFYCKQKVNQQFKA; translated from the coding sequence ATAAATATGGTGGCACATTGTGAGAACAAATCTTTTCAAGAGATTCCACTGGGACTTCCCATAAACATCAATGTACTCTATATGTCGAAGAATGGCCTTCGAAACCTCTCTAAGACCCCATTGACTTTGTATTCCTTCATTGAAATCCTGGACCTAAGCAGCAACAATATCCACTATATCCAGCCTGATACCTTTGAGGACATGGTCAGTCTGAAAGAAATCAATTTGTCTAACAACTATTTGGAGAGGTTTGTGAGCTACAGGTCACCAGGCCTAGGTCTCTTACCCAATGTCCAAAAGTTGGACCTGTCAAGGAATAGTTTGTATACGGATATAATCGGATACTTTCTAGACAATGTTCCTCGTCTCCGATACCTATCCCTGTCAGAAAACAGCATCACAAAGATCTCTTCAGAAATGTTTTCGGGCACCCCGCTTCTAGAAGAACTCGACCTTCACAACAACATCATCATGGACATCGAGGAGGGTTCCTTTGAGCACCTTATTCATCTCAAAAAAATTAATCTTGCCCTAAACTCCATCTCCTGCATATCACAATTTAACCTCCGACAACTTCAAAGTCTTAATCTCAGTAAAAACAGTCTCCAATCCTTCTACACTTCAGAGTCGGATGAAGAATATCAGTTAAGAGACGTCGACCTCAGTGACAACAAACTTGTACGTTTTCCGGTTTTCCCAAACATCAACAATATTGTTTCCTTAAACCTTTCCATGAACTTTATCCGGGGCGACCAAGAGGAGACGTCTCCGAAGGAATACGGTTGGTtggaggaggatggtggaaggAATGCGAGTATGGTGAATTTACTGAAACTCACCCATCTAGACCTGAGTTACAATAACATTCAGTCCATTGATGAAGACTTCTTTACCACCATGCCTGCCCTAAGGTTTGTCAACCTGAGCAGAAATTGTCTTCAGTCTTTTCAGTTCGGGGACAAAGTTAAACTGAACTCATTGGAGGAAATCGATCTGAGTGAAAATCTGATTCAGAACATGTCCCTGGGTGCGGACTCATTGTCATCCTTACAAGTTTTTCACTTACAAAATAACCAACTTCAGTTGGCTGAATCAAGGACCTTCCAACATCTCCCCAGCATTACCACCATTAATCTCCAAAACAATAATGTTGACTTATGTGCCATGAACTTAGAAGCAGCGAGACTAAATCCTGCGACCCATGCCTGTTTATTCTTCTATAACATCCCGACGTTACAGTCCTTAAACCTCCAGAAGAACATGTTGGAAATTCTACCAGAATATGTCTTTTATGGCACTTCCTTGACTTTTCTTGATATCTCCATGAACCCTGGTCTTACCATTAATCCAAATGCCATGAAGGGATTGGAAAATTCTCTAGAGGTTCTACACATGGAAGATAATTCTCTTGTTCAGCTTAACATCGACTTGCCTTGTCTAGTTCAACTTCGCTATCTAAACCTCTCCAGAAACCAATTGACATGGCTACCTCCTTGGAACAAAAATTGTCATTTGGAGACACTTGACCTTAGTAACAATAGTTTCAGCAATCTCAAGGATAGTAACATTCCCATCTTGGAAAACACTTTAAAAACTCTTTCCTTGTACGGAAACCCCCTCAGCTGCTGTGCAAATTCTTGGATTGCCCATATGGCCAGAAGGAACATGGCGAGCATCGTAAGTCTAGATGACACCTACTGTCAGAACTCTAATGGTGAAAGAGTAGAGATTCTCCTAGGCCAGAATGAATCCAATAACTGTGAAGAAGAGAAGATGAAGGACATGAATATGGTTATTATTATAACCATCGCTCTGGTCTTACTCTTCACTGCCGTAGGAGTTGGATTTTTAGGTTTTTACTGTAAACAAAAGGTTAACCAGCAATTTAAAGCTTAA